One Helianthus annuus cultivar XRQ/B chromosome 12, HanXRQr2.0-SUNRISE, whole genome shotgun sequence genomic region harbors:
- the LOC110896252 gene encoding uncharacterized protein LOC110896252 — protein MSSSESQTSSHGNVGSKRCHKYLHFCFESQWIIVVWNLQVKSQTIYCPKLDFYLELEPSQLVLGSSRARASLGGSASYSSWSFKKNVEALDTYAHAHTLPDGTFASPLEEENFNLLKEEFERQRTQNNPFLEDEGELGESSAPAISNVQVFEKVLGARRGIYRGLGRKPSLSSASSDVSPHEKEKTRPQFSEEYFDELFEDPRFMERLYQAMDKKRSRKDNENDTDEEGE, from the exons ATGTCTTCGAGTGAG TCCCAAACCTCTAGCCATGGAAATGTTGGATCAAAAAGGTGCCATAAATATTTGCATTTTTGTTTTGAGTCACAGTGGATAATTGTAGTCTGGAACTTGCAAGTAAAATCCCAAACTATTTATTGTCCCAAGCTCGATTTTTATTtggagctcgagccgagccagctcgttttaggttcgagccgagctcgagccagCCTTGGGGGGTCAGCATCATATAGCAGCTGGTCTTTTAAAAAG AATGTTGAAGCTTTGGATACGTACGCTCATGCTCATACTCTACCAGATGGGACTTTTGCCAGCCCGTTGGAAGAGGAGAATTTT AACCTATTAAAAGAAGAATTTGAAAGACAAAGGACCCAAAATAACCCATTCTTGGAAGATGAGGGTGAACTCGGTGAAAGTAGTGCGCCTGCCATTAGTAATGTTCAAGTTTTTGAAAAGGTGCTTGGTGCTCGGCGCGGAATTTATAGGGGACTTGGGCGTAAACCTTCTTTATCTTCAGCCTCGAGTGACGTGAGTCCTCATGAGAAGGAGAAGACACGTCCGCAATTTTCAGAG GAATATTTTGACGAATTGTTTGAAGACCCGAGATTTATGGAACGACTGTACCAAGCTATGGATAAGAAGAGATCAAGAAAAGACAACGAAAATGACACGGACGAGGAGGGAGAATGA